In Aspergillus nidulans FGSC A4 chromosome II, a single window of DNA contains:
- a CDS encoding uncharacterized protein (transcript_id=CADANIAT00005280) yields the protein MKEACPKTLLKILEEPAVEIHWLKVRISAHMENSRIPLTRFEDGPQVDEGVDFGRLAVMHQRLYIWSRARFLVVSVLGQMQQKVPNVKDVTHVYYLAYSKATAYSLDVMAIRDINIGMTHNAVHAVDQLCRILKFFVLQIGTNQKIYGVALLRFQEYIEIYPPLREDNLRIPSPWGDEIFYYGQIDLIQEANKGKSWKWRRPYPDEHDIYLMLYRYFNGPGATAVFIGSYINYIHTYTSSSQDIIARSELYLSLKKPDQAHDEAFNIADKSTHL from the exons ATGAAGGAGGCTTGTCCTAAGACACTGCTTAAGATATTAGAAGAGCCAGCTGTCGAAATACATTGGCTC AAAGTGAGAATTAGCGCCCACATGGAAAATTCCCGGATCCCACTCACAAGATTTGAAGACGGCCCCCAGGTTGACGAAGGTGTGGATTTTGGGCGTCT TGCAGTCATGCATCAGCGCTTGTACATATGGTCTCGTGCAAGATTTCTA GTTGTAAGCGTGCTGGGCCAGATGCAACAAAAGGTTCCTAATGTAAAGGACGTCACACACGTATATTACCTTG CCTACTCCAAGGCAACTGCATACTCTCTGGATGTCATGGCAATTCGGGATATCAACATTGGAATGACCCATAATGCTGTGCATGCCGTCGACCAGCTCTGCAGGATCCTGAAGTTCTTTGTGCTCCAAATCGGAACAAAT CAAAAGATCTATGGAGTTGCGCTGTTACGCTTTCAAGAATATATCGAGATTTACCCCCCGCTGCGCGAAGACAACCTGCGCATCCCCTCACCATGGGGTGACGAGATCTTCTACTACGGGCAAATCGACTTGATCCAAGAAGCCAACAAAGGGAAGTCCTGGAAATG GCGACGTCCCTATCCCGACGAGCATGACATATACCTAATGCTCTACCGCTACTTCAACGGCCCCGGTGCGACTGCAGTCTTCATTGGAAGTTACATTAATTATATTCACACGTATACATCATCCTCACAAGATATAATTGCTCGTTCGGAGCTCTACCTTTCACTCAAGAAGCCAGACCAGGCGCATGACGAGGCATTTAACATAGCGGACAAATCAACACACCTGTAG
- a CDS encoding uncharacterized protein (transcript_id=CADANIAT00005281), translating to MSLGYGYDAELWQFSQQVYPDLPPIEAYLAFHRDYVAPMVRPVINGTLTLAEIVALFRKPTSPIARIHGLRLAGLVAERLYDHIKRLFRTPQATVSNITAGEKEISALLTAGIWKQYKAGTLSQLDPFPDGVDMAAAGASVSSENVKKVPKDITDYAASGAFAGSGRTESLLDRINYLECWNTALRMIQTLQAQHMIKSLKVIADHLGDRNCIAVMGAGGPDGFARPIYDLIKMKISDIDRAGLKNHRFFVYHDSNYWHPAFKRLTSENPLPSEFVNNPCDDLDHACLFMREVRQKLLAKDENQGKDIKFHLLIPTWSKLQIKEPLHFPEDLYPLQIEGLKHGGKDQVELNLPAAPAGLLHGVTNTLDPNNWNKIARGTSEAVTLPAVGWGVNGACLATSLCVGSLTPLGPLLAIPLWIVSARTAMEKSAPVIYETIHEALCEEDPRVLGSKERLHMPLRHGY from the coding sequence ATGTCTTTAGGATACGGCTATGATGCAGAACTCTGGCAATTCTCGCAACAGGTCTATCCCGACCTCCCTCCAATCGAAGCGTACCTCGCATTTCACCGCGACTACGTGGCACCAATGGTACGACCAGTCATCAATGGCACGCTTACCCTAGCTGAGATTGTTGCTCTTTTTCGAAAACCTACCTCACCAATCGCCAGAATCCACGGACTCCGCCTAGCTGGGCTGGTGGCGGAGCGGCTTTATGACCACATCAAACGTCTTTTTAGAACTCCGCAGGCAACGGTCAGCAATATCACGGCAGGCGAGAAAGAAATCTCAGCTCTGCTGACAGCAGGAATCTGGAAACAATATAAAGCGGGCACCCTGAGTCAATTGGACCCATTTCCTGATGGCGTTGACATGGCGGCTGCAGGTGCCAGCGTTTCCAGTGAAAACGTGAAGAAGGTTCCGAAGGACATCACGGACTATGCTGCGTCGGGAGCTTTTGCCGGCTCTGGCCGAACGGAGTCACTCCTCGATCGCATCAACTACTTGGAATGCTGGAATACAGCATTGCGAATGATTCAGACTCTTCAGGCACAGCATATGATCAAATCTCTGAAAGTCATCGCCGACCATCTCGGGGACAGGAATTGCATCGCCGTGATGGGCGCAGGTGGTCCCGATGGCTTTGCCCGACCTATATACGACTTGATAAAAATGAAGATAAGTGATATCGATAGGGCAGGCCTCAAGAATCATCGCTTCTTCGTCTACCATGACTCCAACTATTGGCACCCTGCATTCAAGAGGCTGACAAGCGAGAATCCACTGCCGTCGGAATTTGTCAACAACCCCTGCGATGACCTCGACCATGCGTGCCTGTTCATGCGTGAAGTTAGACAGAAGCTACTTGCAAAAGATGAAAATCAAGGAAAGGACATCAAATTCCACCTACTCATCCCGACATGGTCCAAGCTCCAGATCAAGGAGCCGCTGCATTTTCCTGAAGACCTCTACCCTCTCCAAATTGAGGGGCTCAAACATGGTGGCAAAGATCAAGTCGAGTTGAATCTCCCAGCCGCACCCGCTGGACTTCTTCATGGGGTCACGAATACTCTTGACCCTAACAACTGGAACAAAATTGCAAGGGGGACCAGTGAAGCCGTCACATTGCCAGCCGTAGGCTGGGGGGTAAACGGCGCATGTCTTGCTACAAGCCTCTGTGTCGGTAGCCTCACACCCCTGGGGCCGCTTCTAGCTATACCGCTATGGATAGTATCCGCGCGGACGGCTATGGAAAAGTCGGCGCCGGTCATCTACGAGACCATTCATGAAGCGCTATGTGAAGAGGACCCTAGGGTGCTAGGGTCCAAGGAGCGCTTGCACATGCCGCTGCGACATGGCTATTGA